From the Halomarina salina genome, the window GGAGGTAGAGGGGTAGCGACGTCGCCGGGCCGGTCCCGAGGGCGTCGCGGGTCGCGAACAGGATAGACTGGAACTCGGGCGTCTCGACGAACCCGTCGAAGCTGACCGTGTAGACGGCGGCGACGACGAACGCCGCGAGCGCGAGGTCCGCGACCGGCGGGACGCAGCCACGCCACGGCGGGCGCAGCGTGGCGCGATAGTGGCTGCCGTCCCGCGTCCACGTCACAGGGGCGACCCGACCGAGCAGGGCGTAGAACGCGCCCAGCGGGTCGGCGTGCTCGACCCACGAGCGACCGAAGACGACCGTACCGACGACCATCACCCCGGCGTACGCCGCGACGACGACGGCGGTGAGTCGCGGCGACCGCGTGATGCCGGGCGTCAGGTTCTCGACGACGCCGACCAGCGCGAGGAATCCGACCAGCGCGGGCCACGCGCCCAGTCGCTCGGGGTAGTCGAGCGAGGGGAGCGGCCCGCCCTCCAGTCGCTCCAGCGCGCGGTAGAACGTGAGCCACGGGGCGAGGACGCGCCACGGCGTCCCCAGGAGGACCGAGACGAGTGCGAGGCCGTGGACCCAGACCAGCCACGTCAGCAGCGTCGCGACGTTCTCGGCGGCGACCTGCCGACCCGTGAGTCCGACCCAGCAGACCGCGACGACGCCGAGCAGGAACCCCACGCTCGCGACGGCGTGGACAGCGCCGACGAGCGACGCGGGGAGCGCGAGCGACCGGGCGGGTCGCTCGCGGACGGTCGGCGTCCGCTCGGTGACCGCCAGCCACCCCGCGGTGAGCGCGACGGTCGCGCCCGCACCGGCGAACAGCGACGAGAGCGGCAGCGGCGCGGCGAACCGCGAGTCGCCGACCTCGTGAGCCGCGACGAGGTCGGGACCGACGACCAGCGTGACCGCCACGACGGCGAGGAGTGGGAGGTGGCCCGACCGCCAGTTCATGGAGCGAGTCGGCGGCGTCCGCCGAAAAGCGACGCGATTGTCCACCGTCGGCGGCTGCGAATCCGTCGCGCGAGCCGTGCTACCACATCGAGAGCGGGCTTCTTATCCGTGGACGACGAACTGGGCGGGTGATGACCGAGTCCCTCCCACCGACCGACGTATCGTCGGCCCGCTCCCCCTCGTTCGGCACGGAGGGGCGCTGAGATGTGGCCCTGGGAGCACCTCGCGGTCGGCTACCTCGTCGTCGCCCTGGCCCTCCGGTTCGGGTGGCACCGCTCGCCCGACGCGCTGACCGCCGTCGCCGTCGCCGTCGGGACGCAGTTCGCCGACCTCGTCGACAAGCCGCTCGCGTGGCAGTTCGACGTCCTCCAGAGCGGGACGTCCGTCGCGCACTCGGTGTTCGTCGCCGTCCCGCTCTCGATACTCGTCGTCGCCGTCGCGTGGCGACTCGACCGGACCGTCGTCGGGGCCGCGTTCGCCGTCGGCTACCTGCTGCACCTCCCCGCGGACGCGATGTACGGTATCGTCTACGGCAACGGCATCGAGTTCGAGAGCCTCCTCTGGCCGCTGGTCAGCGGCGGGAGTTCGGACTACGGCTCGTTCCTCCAGAACTTCACGTACTACCTCACCAAGTTCGGGGGCGTCCTCGACAGTCCGCGCGGCCTGGGCATCCTCGCGTTCGAGGTGACGCTGCTCGGGAGCGCGTTCGTCCTCTGGGTCGCCGACGGCCTGCCCGGTATCCCCCGCATCGGCCGACCACGGGGGCCTGGTGGGCGGCGTATCGAACACCGCTGACCGCCAGACGGGAGGCCCACGCACGGCCAGCGGACTCACAGGAGGTCACGCGTCCCGTTCGTACGGGAGCGCGAGCCACCACAGGTGGCCGCGACCCTCGACCTCCAGGTGGTCGACGACCCCCTCCTCGACGAGTCGGTCGAGGCGTTCGACCACCTCCGCGTGCGGTCTGTCGGACGCTCGTACCAGATACTGGGTGTTCACGACCGGCATCGGGGCCTCGCGGATCGCGTCGACGAGTCGCTCGTCGAACTCGTGTGTATCCGGTCGGTTCTCGGGCACCATCAGCGAACCTTCGCGCCGGACGCACTTGGCGACCCTCACCCGACCGATTCGCTGAGAGTCGTCCGAGAGAACGTATCGCGCCATACGATTTATAGACGGTACAGAGCCGTCGAACCGCGTCTCTGCCCCCAGAGGCCTGGAATCCGGACGGTCGCGGTAGCGACCCATCCACTTTGCTGTAGAACAACACAACCAAGTGGTTTTACCAGCACCCCCGCCCTCGGGTGAGCGTAGACGATGGAAGGCGACGAGAGGCGGGCGATACGGGGGCACGAGGTGGGAGACGAGACGACGCAACTCCAGTCGGCGGTCGAGCGCTACCTCCGCTCGAAGTCCACCAGTCGAGACGAGAACGGCGACCCGACCGGGACGTACGTCGACGCCGCCGGGTCGGAGCTCCGGCGGTTCGTCGCGTGGCTGGACGCCCGCGACCGCGACCTGAACGACCTCGCGGGCGACGACGGCCCCCTCCTCTTGCGTCGCTACGCCGAACGGCTCGACGACCGCGTCACGGCGGGCGGTATCGCCGGGTCGACCGCGACCACGTACTTCTCGTACGTCTCGGGCTTCCTCACGTACTGCGTCCGCGACGGTCGCCTCCCGACGAACCCGGCGCTGACGACCACCGCCCGCGAGGCGGTCCCGGCCGACGACTCGGCGCGGGCAGACCAGCAGTTCTGGACGAGCGAACAGCGCCGCCGCCTGGTCGCGCACGTCGACCGACGCGCCGCCGACGCTATCGACGAGCACGGGTTCGACGCCCGCGTCGAGGCGCGGGACCGCGCGCTCGTCCGGATGCTCGCCTACGCGGCCGTCCGCGGCGCGGAGGTGCTGCGCCATCCCAAGGACGACCGCGAGGGACGCCAGGGCGTCCGCTGGTCGGACGTCGACCTCGACCGCAACACGCTGCGCGTCCTCGGGAAAGACCAGCGCCTCGGCCCCGTTGCCCTCCCGTCCAAAGCGGCGGTCGGCGTCGAGCGCTGGCGGGCCGTCCAGCGCCCGCCGAGCGACGACTGGCCGGTGTTCCCGACCGACCACGCCCCCTCGAAGTACGCCGCCGTCCGCGCGGCGCTCGGCGAGGAGACGGACGTCGCTGCACTGGCCGACGAGGCCGGCGGCATCGACGCCTTGCTCCGCGAACGCGACGTCGCGCCGCCGGCGCTCACGACCGAGGGCGCTCGCTCGCTGCTGAAGCGACTGACCGCCGACGCCGGTATCGCGGTGGACGACGAGGCGGGCTACCTCCAGCTCCACGGCGCGCGCCGGGGCATCGTCGGCGAGGTGTACCGCCGCGACCGGGGCGACGCGCAGGACCTCGCCCGACACAAGGATCTCTCGACGACCCACGAGGCGTACCAGCACATCGACGTCGAGGAACAGACCGAGCGGTTCGACGCGCATCTGGAAGATATCGACTGACCACTCCGACCGACCATTCGAGGAGGGACCGATGCGGTGCGGTCGCTCGGTAGTGAGAGAACGGATTCCGAGGAGACGCACTCAGTCGAACGCTTCGCGCAGTTCGGCCTCCGGTTCCCAGAGGCCGTCGGCGCTGGTGAACTGGAGCGCGAGGCCCGCGTGGAGCAGCGACACCTGCGTGTCGAACAGCGCGTAGAACGGCTGGAGCGGGCCGAGCGCGTCACGGGAGCCGACGGCGACGAACGCGGCGAGGGCGGCGGGGAGCGCCGCGCCCGCGACGCCGAACGAGAGCAGCGACCCGACGGTGAGGACGGTCAGACCGAGCGCGAGCAGCCACGGGCCGACGATCATGAACAGCCAGTTGAACGGCAAGACAGCGCGACCGTACCAGCCGTGGCGACCCAGCGCGCTGGCCTGCCGGGTCAGGAGGCGGATGAGCCCCATCGCGCGGCGGTCCTTCTGGGTGCGGCGCTGGCGGAATCCGGAGTGAGCGGCCTCGGAGTAGCGGACGGCCGGGTCGAACACGACGCGGTGGCCACCGCGCCGGATGCGGAGCGCGAGTTCGGAGTCGTCGGCCAGCGAGTCGCTGTCGACGGGAACCACGAGGTCGCGGCGGAACGCCGAGAACGGCCCGTGGAAGATGAACGTCGAGTCGAGATGGGATTCCAGCGTCTGGATGTGGCCCTGGATGCCCCGGTAATCGGACTCCACCTCGCTCCCGCCAAGCACCTCGCCGGTACGGCCGGTGACGCCGCCGACTGCGGGGTCCGCGAAGTTCGCCATCGCTTCCCGGAGCGCGTCCGGGGCGACCGTCGAGTCGCAGTCGGTCTTGACGATGATCTCGTTGCTCGCGGCGGCGTACCCCTCGTTGAGCGCGACGGCGAGCCCCTTGCGGGACTCCTCGCGGATGACCCGGACCGTCGGGGCGTCCTCGACCCCCTCGAAGTACGACGCGACGATGTCGGGTGTCCGGTCGTCGCTCGCGTCGACGACGACGAGTTCGAGCTTCTCGCTCGGGTAGTCGAGCGCCGCGACGTCCGCCAGTTTCCGCTCGACGATGCCCGCCTCGTTGTACGTCGGCAGCACGATGCTCACCGTCGGTTCGTACGGCGCCTTCTCGATGGGCGACCCGCTCGGTCGGAACCAGGCGTACACCACGCCGAACAGCAGATACGGCACGGCAGCGACGACCAGCAACGCGACGCCGAGTTCAACCAGCACGGACCGCCCCCTCCCCGGAACGCTTCATAGCCGTCCTTCGAACGTCAAGCTCCTTGCTACCGACAGACTACTCGCTTCGAGTTACGCTGTGAAACATTGCAAGCAGTGACTACTACCAAACCAGTTACAATTAGCAGTGGTATAGCAAACCCCCCACGGGCAGTGGCTATGGACGATTGCGTCCATGCACGTCGGGATGGTACTCAGGGGGGCGTTTCCGCACGATATCCGCGTCGAGAAGGAGGCCCGGTCGCTGCTCGCCGGGGGCCACGAGGTGTCGCTGTGCTGTCTCGCCCGCGAGGACGCCGACGAACCGCTCCAGGAGGACGTCGACGGCGTCGACGTCCGTCGCGTCCCGCGGGTCGAGCGCTACTCCCTGCCGTACCGGACCGCGAAGACCGCCCGATTTCTGCTGACGCTGACGGACGTCGTCTGGCGGCGGGAACTCGACGCGTTCGTCCGCGAGACGGGCGTCGACGCGCTGCACGTCCACGACCTGCCGCTCGTCCGGACCGCCCAGTCGGTCGCGGACGACCACGACCTGCCGCTGGTCGCCGACCTCCACGAGAACTACCCGGAGGCGGCCCGGCAGTGGCGGACCGGGATGGGCCTGCCGCGGCGAGCCGTACAGGAGGTGTTCACGCCGTACCGACGTCTCAGGCGGCTCGAACGGGACTGCGTCCGGCACGCCGACCACGTCCTCGCGACGACGCCCGAGGGCCGGACGCACTACGTCGAGGACTGCGACGCGGACCCCGACCGCGTCACCGTCGTCTCGAACACCGTCGACCTGCGGACGTACGACACCGACGCCGACCCCGTCGAGGGGTACGACGACGAGTTCGTCGTCGGCTACGTCGGGAGTTTCGGCCCGCACCGCGGCCTCGAATCGCTCGTCGACGCGATGCCGGCGCTCGTCGAGCGGGTGCCGAACGCCCGACTCCTGCTGGTCGGCGGGGCGGGCGACGCCGCCTACGACCGGTCGCTCCGCGAGCGAGCGGCCGCGACGGGCGTCGACGAGCGTATCACGTTCACCGGGTGGGTCGACGCCAGCGAGGTCCCGCGGTACGTCGCCACCTGCGACGTCTGTGCGGTGCCCCACGCCCGGAACCCGCACACCGAGACGACCGTCCCGCACAAACTGTTCCAGTACATGGCGTCGCGAAAGCCCGTCCTCGTCAGCGACGTGGCACCGCTGGCACGCGTCGTGACCGACGCGGACTGCGGCGTCGTCGTCCCAGCCGGGGACGGCGAGGCCGTCGCCGCGCGACTGACCGACCTGGCGGGCGACGCCGCACGGCGCGCCCGCCTCGGGACGAACGGCCGCGCGGCCGTCGAGAAGACGTACAACTGGGAGCGCGAAGGTGGCCAGCTCGACCGTGTCTACCGGCGTCTCGCCGGGCGAGACGAGGAGCGCACTCCGTCGACGCGTCGGCGCACCCGGCGCGCCTGACCGGACGGGTGGTCGAGCGACTCGGCGGGGAGACCGTCGGGCGATACTGTCAGCAACGTTTGTTGTAAATTAGACCGTTACACGGAGACAGTCGTCACGACCGGAACGACGACGGACTACGCCGGGAACACGCCGTCCCGGACGCGCCTGGCGGCCGAGAGCCCGCGTTCGCCGAACGGCGACACCGCGAGCAGGGCGAGGTGGTCGCGCGTCGGGTGGAGGCGGGCGGCCGTCGCGAACGCGGAGACCGCCGTCGACGTCTCGCCGGTGGCCAGCGCCGCGAGGCCGCGTTCGCGGGCGGCAGCGGCGTCGAACGCCTCGGCGATGCCCGCCGCCTCGATGTCCTCGCGGTACTTCTCGCCGACGCGGTCGCGCGCACGGACGTCGTAGCCGGGCGTCCCCGTGACGTTGTCCCTGTGGTGCAGGCGCTCGGTGAGCGTCTCCGAGACGTACGCGAACTTCCAGCGCTTGGCCAGGCGGATGGTCAGGTCCCAGTCGCAGGCGACCGCGAAGTCGGTGTCGAACCCGCCGACGGCGCGGACGCACTCGGTTCGAAGTAACTGACTGGAGTGAGGCAGTACCTGCATCCGCAGGAGCACCTCGGGGTACACGTCGCCCTCGACGCCGGTCGCCACGCGCTCGACGACCGCCCCCGTCCGCTCCTCGGTGATGACGCCCGCGGTGTACGCGCCGCAGTAGTCGTCGCCGTGCTCTGCGAGGGCGTCGAGCTGGCGCTCGACCTTGGTCGGTCGCCAGCGGTCGTCGTCGCCGAAGACGCCGACGTACTCGCCACGTGCGGCGTCCACGCCGCGGTTCATCGTCGCCGGGATGCCCCGGTTCTCCTCGTTGTGGAACACGCGAACGCGGTCGTCGTCCGCGTACCCCGCCAGCACCGCTCTGGTGCCGTCGGTCGAACCGTCGTTCACGACGACGACCTCGCAGTCCTCGTGGCTCTGTGCCAGCACGCTCTCGATAGCCCCCTCGACGTAGTCGGCGCGGTTGTAGGTCGGAATCACCGCGCTCACCAGCCCCTCCATACCCGCACCACCCGACTCGGGGCCATTGCTACCCGCTGCATACCGGCGATAACCGTCCAGTAGAGAGGAGGTAACAAACACCCTAGGTGTTCAGTCATCGGTAATGACCGACCAGGATGAGTCTCACGACGCGCGCGCAGGCGTCGCGTTCACCGACATCTACGTCGACGACGACATCGTCGACCGGGTGAGCGACACGCTGCGCAGCACGCGCTACGTCAAGGGGGAGCGCGTCGAGCGATTCGAGGCCGCCTTCGCCGACCGGTGTGGCACCGACCACGCCGTCGGCGTCAACAGCGGCACGGCCGCCCTCCTGCTGTCGATGCAGTCCGCCGGCATCGGCCCCGGCGACGAGGTGTTCGTCCCCGGCCACACGTTCTTCGCCAGCGTCAGCCCCGTCCTCCACCTCGGCGCGACGCCCGTCTTCGTCGACGTGGACCCGCGAACCTGCACGATGGACCCGGACGACCTCGCCGCGAAGGCCGAGCGCGCCGAGAACCCGACCGCCGTCGTCCCGGTCCACCTCTACGGCCAGCTCGCCGATCTGGACGCGATTCTCGACGTTGCCGACGACCACGACCTCACCGTCGTCGAGGACGCGTGCCAGGCGCACTTCGCCACCCGCGACGGCCACACGGCCGGCGCGTCCGGCGACGCCGGCGCGTTCAGCTTCTACCCCTCGAAGAACATGACCGTCGGCGGCGACGGCGGCATGCTCGTCACGGACGACGCCGACCTGGCGACTCGCGCCCGCCGACTGCGCGACCACGGCCGCGACGAGGAGGGCGTCCACCGCGAGGTCGGCCTCAACTACCGCATGAGCGAGGTGAGTGCAGCAGTCGGCCGCGAACAGCTCGACCGCGTCCAGGAGTGGAACGACGCCCGCGCCGCCGCCGCCGCCCGGTACGACGGCCTGCTGGCGGCCGTCGACGGCGTCGAGACGCCGACCGTCGCCGACGGCGCACAGCACGTCTACCACCTCTACGTCGTCCAGGTCCCCGCCGCCGACCGCGACCCGCTGCGCGACTACCTGGCGGCACGGGACATCGAGACGGGCGTCCACTACGAGACGCCGGCCCACCAGCACCCGGCCGTCGCCGAGCGCGTCGGCGACGTCAGCCTGCCCCGGACCGAGGCGCTCTGTGACCGCATCGTCTCGCTCCCGATGCACCCGCGCATCGCACCCGAGGACGTCGAGACGGTCTGTGCGGCCGTCGCGTCGTACTTCGAGGGAAAACAGGGAGGCGTCGCCGAGTCGGAACCGGACGACCCAGCCGACTCCGGCACGACCGAGTCCGACCCCGAGGAGCCGACCGACACCTCGCCAGCCCGCACCGACGGCGGTCGAGAGGAGTCGCAGTGAGCCGCGACTACGCCGTCATCGGGACGGGCTACTGGGGGTCGAACCACGTCCGCGTCGGAGCCGAACTGCTCGACGAGGGTCACCTCGACTCGCTGACCATCTGCGACATCGACGAGGAGCGGGTCGTGGACCTCGCGAGCAACCACGGCGTCGACTACACCACCGACTACGCGACGCTGGCCGACCGCGGCGTCGACGCGGCCGTCGTCGCCGCCCCCTCGCCGACCCACCGCGCCATCGCGACCGACCTGCTGGAGGCGGGGGTCGACCTGCTCGTCGAGAAACCGCTCGCGCTGTCGAGCGACGACGCGTGGGCTATCGTCGACGCCGCCGAGCGCAACGACCGCGTGCTCGCGGCGGGCCACATCTTCCGGTACCACCCCGCGCTCTGCGACCTGAAGCGGCGCATCGACCGCGGCGAACTCGGCGACGTCCGCTACCTCAACACGAACCGGTTCGCCTACCGCGCGCCCCGCCCCGACGCCGGCGCGCTGTTCTCGCTGGCCGTCCACGACGTCGACATCTACAGCTGGCTGCTCGACCGCGACCCCGAGCGCGTCTACTGCACGCTGGACGCGACCGTCCGCGACGGCGTCGACGAGACGGCGACGCTCACGCTCAGCTACGGCGACGGCACGACCGGCGTCGTCAACGAGTCGTGGAACGTCCCCGTCTTCGACAAGCGCCGGGACCTCACCGTCGTCGGCACCGAACGCTCGGCGCACGTCGACTACCTCCAGAACACCGAACTCGAACTCCACGACGCGACGATGGTCCGCGACGGCGACGCGATTCACGCCCGCCAGGAGGGGAGTCGCGTCCACGAGACCGCCGCCTACGAACCGCTCCGCGCCGAGATCGAGGCGTTCCTCGAGTCGTGCGAGACACGCGAGCCACCGCGCGGGTCCGGCCGCGTCGGGGCACGGGCGGTCGAACTGCTCGAACGCGCCGCGGAGTCCGCCCGGACGGGACAGGCCGTCGACGTCTCGCTCGGGACGCGCCGCCCCGCTGACGCCCTCGCCGAACGGTCGCGCTAGCGGGTGGGTCCGACGGGATGCTATACTGTTAGTTGGTAGCCTTATCGTCCATCCTACAAAGTTGTAGGTACCGAGTTGGTGACACTAATGCCCCAATGTACACACTGCAGCGGCCACATCTCCCAGCGGTTCATGACGGTCTTCGGCGACGAGAACAGCCAGGTCTACGCCTGCCCCAACTGCTCCGCGAACGCGGGTATCGCGGAGGTCGCCCGTCTCCGCGCCGGGACGAAGTGGCAACAGTGACGACGGACGGACGATAGTCGATTCTTGTGGTCAGGACACCGTGACGTACGCCGACAGCGCCGCAGCCGTCGGGTCGAGTAGTTCAACCAGATTGTCCTCGCTCTCGGGCACCCAGCCGTCGGGGTCGAGGTAGTCTCCGACCTCGTGGACGGTCGCCGTCGCGACACCCCGATAGCGACAGACCGCCCAGAGCGCCGCCGTCTCCATACACAGCGACAGCACTCCCTCGTCGCGGTAGTGACGGAGTTCGGGGAGCGTCTCCCGGTACATCGCGCTCGTCGTCCACGTCGGTCCACGAGCGGTGTCGACACCGGCGCTCGCAAGCGACTCGTCGAGCGCGTCGACGAGTGTCGGTGTCGGCGCGACCGGGTCGTCGTGGTCGAGGTAGTGGTACGAGACGCCCTCGTCTCGAATCGCGCTGGTCGGGAGGACGGCCGTCGTGGGGTCGAGGTCGGACTGGAGCGACGCACCCCCGCCGAGGTAGACGACTGCCTGCGCCCCGGAGGCGACGACGTTCTCAGTTACGATGGCCGCGACGGGCGCGCCGATACCGACCTCGTGGACCGGGACGTAGCCGACCGAGTCGGAGAGCACGAGACAGCGCTGGGAGCGCACGATGTCGACCGTCTCGACGGCACGCTCCTCGACGTGGTCGGTCAGGTGCGCCTGGAAGCCAAGCAGAATCGCTGGCGGGAGGTCGGGAACGCCGCCGCCCTGTGCGTCGAGCGCATCCCTGGGCGAGAACAGCGCCTCTGCACCGTGTTTCTCGGGGTAGTTCGGAATCATACACCCGTGGTCGAAACGGCCCGAGAAACCGGTTGCGGGAGTGTGCTAGGAGCGAGCACCACACACGAATGTCCGTGCGTCGTATCGGGAACACGACGCGTTGGCGATTCCAGCGTTCGCAGAACACCGGCGACAGGTGTCGCCTCCCATCGTCGTGGGTCAGACCGTCACAGGCAGGAACCCCGATAGCCGACCAGCCGGTTGGCTGATCAGTCGTGGTCGAGCCACGACGCCGTCAGGCGGATTCGGTTGCCGTCGAGGGTCGTGTACGCCGGTTCGAACGGCGGGAAGTCGAGCGCGCGGATGAGGTCGTAGGTGTCCTGCCGGACCACCGGGTCGTGACTGACGAGGCGTTTCGCGGGAATCTCCTTGCGGTCAACGAGGCTGTCCTTCGCGTGGAAGTACCGCGGGCCGTCGAACTCGTCCTGTGGCGTGCCCATGTCGTCTATCTCGCCCGAGACGATGTGCGGGAGGTACTCCTCGAACAGGTCGACGGAGGCCTCACAGACCTTCTCGTAGAGGCTTCGCGCCGTGTCCTCTTCGGTGATGGGCGCGAAGTTCCGGCCGATGACGGCCCCCGCGTCGACGTCCTCGACCATGACGTGGAGCGTCGTCCCGTGTCGCCAGTGGTCGTCGGCGCGGGCGTTGAGGATGGAGTGGCTGAACACGTTCGACCCACGGTAGCGGGGCAGTTCTGCCTGGTGGAGGTTGAGCGCCAGGCGCTCGGGGTGGTCGAGCAGCTCCCCGTCGAGGATGTTCGGGTAGTAGACGCTGAGCAGGTAGTCGATCTCGTGCTCCAGCACGCGACGCTCCTCGTCGAGCGTCGCCACCTCGTAGCCGTACTCCAGGGCACGCTCGTGGACCGACCCGTCCCACCAGCCGTCGTGGTCGCGGGGGTAGGTGACGACGAGGTCGACGTCGACGTCGGGGTGGTCGTGGAGGCGAGCGAGGCAGGTCTCGCCCAGCGGGTGGCTACCGAAGAACGCGACGCTGGTCATGTGCGTCCCCTCCGGGGAGACGACGGAATGACTGTCGGTTCGGTGCTGGGGAAGAACACGCTCGACGGCTGATGATCGGTCACTGCTCGCCCCCTGACCCGGCGCTCGTCCCCGGCGTCCGACTGGTCGTCGCAGCGGCGGGCGTGGGCGGCGCGACGCTCGCCGGGCCGTCGACGCGTTCGCGCTCCAGTTCGAGCAGGTTCGTCAGCGCCATCAGGTGGGAGCCGACCTCGTACGCGCCCTTGAACTGCTGGTCGGGGACGTCGATGCGGCCGTCGGTAGTGACGAACCGGAGCGGGACGCCCAGGCCGCTCTCGGCGGCGAGGTCCGTCCCGCGGTCGTTCGCGCCGTCCAGCCAGCGCATCGCGCGGCCGAGTTCGGCGTCGTAGTCGCGCCGTCCCCCGGCGGCGTAGTAGTGGGCCACCGCGTTGACGAAGAACGTCTGGTGACAGGCGTAGAGGAAGTCCCAGTGCGGCCGGCGGTCGGTCCTCCCGAGTCGGCGGCGGAGTTCGAACCCCCACCGGGTCCATCGATCGGGGTCCTCCCAGACGAACGCGCCGTCCTCGCGCATCCGGTGCTCTATCGTGTAGTCGAGGACGGCCGCGACGTTCTCCAGGTAGCCGGGGCGGTCGGTCACCTCGATGGCCCGGCAGAGCCCCCAGAGGGCGTACAGCTGGTTCTGGTGGCGACGGGTCGTCGGGTTGTCGAACGCGAACAGCGTCCCCCAGCCGTCCTGCCGGTCGACGACGCTCGCCATCCCGCGGTCGATGGCCTCGCGCACGTCCGGGGCCGGTCGGCGCTCGTAGAGGTACGTCCAGCCGTACAGCACCAGCGCGTCCTCGCTGTGGTCGAAGCCGGTGCGAGGGGCGGCGTGGTCGAACAGGTCGCGGGCGCGGTCGAGGTACCGGCCGTCGAACACGTCGCTCGCCAGCGCGAACGCGCAGGTCAGCGGCCCGAGCCCGTAGCTCGACAGCTCGTCCAGCGCCCCGTCGTCGACCTGCTCCTCGAAGTAGGTCAACTCACGGCGGAGTTTCGCGTCGTGCTCGTCGGTGCCGTGCGCCGAGACGCGCCACTGCATCGCGCCCATCAGCGCGAACGGGGCGTAGCGCCACTGCGCGTCGTCTCGCGCGGTCCAGTTCGTCGGTCGGCCCTCGGCGTCGACCTCGTAGGTCAGCTCGCGGGCGACGTGGCCCCCCTCGCCGTCGTCGAGCCAGAACCCGGCCTCCTCGGCGGGCCGGAACAGGCAGTCGAGGGCGCGCGACAGGTCGCCCTCGCGGTCGGCGGGACGGGCGCTCAGGACGAGGTACGCGGCGTCCTCGGGCGCTCCCCGGGGCCGGCCGTCGTCACCGGGCGCGTTCAGCCGCGCCGTCGCGCGGTCGGCGTGGGCGACGAACGGCCGCTGGAGGGCGTCGGGCGCGAACGTCGCGAGCTTCGAGTGGAGCCAGTATGGGTGCTGGTAGACGAGTCGGTACTCGGCGAGCGACCAGTCC encodes:
- a CDS encoding glycosyltransferase family 4 protein; protein product: MHVGMVLRGAFPHDIRVEKEARSLLAGGHEVSLCCLAREDADEPLQEDVDGVDVRRVPRVERYSLPYRTAKTARFLLTLTDVVWRRELDAFVRETGVDALHVHDLPLVRTAQSVADDHDLPLVADLHENYPEAARQWRTGMGLPRRAVQEVFTPYRRLRRLERDCVRHADHVLATTPEGRTHYVEDCDADPDRVTVVSNTVDLRTYDTDADPVEGYDDEFVVGYVGSFGPHRGLESLVDAMPALVERVPNARLLLVGGAGDAAYDRSLRERAAATGVDERITFTGWVDASEVPRYVATCDVCAVPHARNPHTETTVPHKLFQYMASRKPVLVSDVAPLARVVTDADCGVVVPAGDGEAVAARLTDLAGDAARRARLGTNGRAAVEKTYNWEREGGQLDRVYRRLAGRDEERTPSTRRRTRRA
- a CDS encoding DegT/DnrJ/EryC1/StrS family aminotransferase — protein: MTDQDESHDARAGVAFTDIYVDDDIVDRVSDTLRSTRYVKGERVERFEAAFADRCGTDHAVGVNSGTAALLLSMQSAGIGPGDEVFVPGHTFFASVSPVLHLGATPVFVDVDPRTCTMDPDDLAAKAERAENPTAVVPVHLYGQLADLDAILDVADDHDLTVVEDACQAHFATRDGHTAGASGDAGAFSFYPSKNMTVGGDGGMLVTDDADLATRARRLRDHGRDEEGVHREVGLNYRMSEVSAAVGREQLDRVQEWNDARAAAAARYDGLLAAVDGVETPTVADGAQHVYHLYVVQVPAADRDPLRDYLAARDIETGVHYETPAHQHPAVAERVGDVSLPRTEALCDRIVSLPMHPRIAPEDVETVCAAVASYFEGKQGGVAESEPDDPADSGTTESDPEEPTDTSPARTDGGREESQ
- a CDS encoding DUF7563 family protein, translating into MPQCTHCSGHISQRFMTVFGDENSQVYACPNCSANAGIAEVARLRAGTKWQQ
- a CDS encoding glycosyltransferase family 2 protein; the encoded protein is MEGLVSAVIPTYNRADYVEGAIESVLAQSHEDCEVVVVNDGSTDGTRAVLAGYADDDRVRVFHNEENRGIPATMNRGVDAARGEYVGVFGDDDRWRPTKVERQLDALAEHGDDYCGAYTAGVITEERTGAVVERVATGVEGDVYPEVLLRMQVLPHSSQLLRTECVRAVGGFDTDFAVACDWDLTIRLAKRWKFAYVSETLTERLHHRDNVTGTPGYDVRARDRVGEKYREDIEAAGIAEAFDAAAARERGLAALATGETSTAVSAFATAARLHPTRDHLALLAVSPFGERGLSAARRVRDGVFPA
- a CDS encoding glycosyltransferase, which produces MLVELGVALLVVAAVPYLLFGVVYAWFRPSGSPIEKAPYEPTVSIVLPTYNEAGIVERKLADVAALDYPSEKLELVVVDASDDRTPDIVASYFEGVEDAPTVRVIREESRKGLAVALNEGYAAASNEIIVKTDCDSTVAPDALREAMANFADPAVGGVTGRTGEVLGGSEVESDYRGIQGHIQTLESHLDSTFIFHGPFSAFRRDLVVPVDSDSLADDSELALRIRRGGHRVVFDPAVRYSEAAHSGFRQRRTQKDRRAMGLIRLLTRQASALGRHGWYGRAVLPFNWLFMIVGPWLLALGLTVLTVGSLLSFGVAGAALPAALAAFVAVGSRDALGPLQPFYALFDTQVSLLHAGLALQFTSADGLWEPEAELREAFD
- a CDS encoding metal-dependent hydrolase; its protein translation is MWPWEHLAVGYLVVALALRFGWHRSPDALTAVAVAVGTQFADLVDKPLAWQFDVLQSGTSVAHSVFVAVPLSILVVAVAWRLDRTVVGAAFAVGYLLHLPADAMYGIVYGNGIEFESLLWPLVSGGSSDYGSFLQNFTYYLTKFGGVLDSPRGLGILAFEVTLLGSAFVLWVADGLPGIPRIGRPRGPGGRRIEHR
- a CDS encoding tyrosine-type recombinase/integrase encodes the protein MEGDERRAIRGHEVGDETTQLQSAVERYLRSKSTSRDENGDPTGTYVDAAGSELRRFVAWLDARDRDLNDLAGDDGPLLLRRYAERLDDRVTAGGIAGSTATTYFSYVSGFLTYCVRDGRLPTNPALTTTAREAVPADDSARADQQFWTSEQRRRLVAHVDRRAADAIDEHGFDARVEARDRALVRMLAYAAVRGAEVLRHPKDDREGRQGVRWSDVDLDRNTLRVLGKDQRLGPVALPSKAAVGVERWRAVQRPPSDDWPVFPTDHAPSKYAAVRAALGEETDVAALADEAGGIDALLRERDVAPPALTTEGARSLLKRLTADAGIAVDDEAGYLQLHGARRGIVGEVYRRDRGDAQDLARHKDLSTTHEAYQHIDVEEQTERFDAHLEDID
- a CDS encoding Gfo/Idh/MocA family protein; this encodes MSRDYAVIGTGYWGSNHVRVGAELLDEGHLDSLTICDIDEERVVDLASNHGVDYTTDYATLADRGVDAAVVAAPSPTHRAIATDLLEAGVDLLVEKPLALSSDDAWAIVDAAERNDRVLAAGHIFRYHPALCDLKRRIDRGELGDVRYLNTNRFAYRAPRPDAGALFSLAVHDVDIYSWLLDRDPERVYCTLDATVRDGVDETATLTLSYGDGTTGVVNESWNVPVFDKRRDLTVVGTERSAHVDYLQNTELELHDATMVRDGDAIHARQEGSRVHETAAYEPLRAEIEAFLESCETREPPRGSGRVGARAVELLERAAESARTGQAVDVSLGTRRPADALAERSR